The genomic region tgaatgaaaacatTAATGCTGTGATTGATTGTCTTTAATTACCCACTTTCAGAATTGATAAGgagtaatttatttaaatttgaaatcgaGAGAGGTATTTTTTGACAGatgaaaaatgatttatttgatttatattaagtattaattgattttatgaGCATCATCCTCCACTAATAAGGCCGAGCAAGTCGATTCCATGTGATGTCTTTTAACTTTCTCATAATTGCCATCGAATTGAATCTACAtcataaaaccctaatttagcACCATTAATATTTCCCCACCGCCATCATCATATGTGTGTTTTAagcaattcttttaatttcttttgaaaattttatttatttatttcatttgtacTTTATAagaacttaataattaatccAAATATTAAAAAGCGCATGACATTGAGCTGTTGATTTTTACGATATGAACTGTTAAACTAttggttttattaatttattgactTGTTGGTTTTCTAGTCAGTGAGAGTGTAAACGAAATTGTGAAGATTGAatgttgataaattaaaatagatgaatggaatttaattattttaagcaatttcaaacggatgttttattttgattctgttttcagtaattttaattttaattttttcttattcaCTCAAAATAGCAATTTAATAATCACAAGTTTGATCATTTTGTATAaatagatattatttatttttcggTTGAGTCTTAGCTTGATTGGCATCGACATTGTTGCAGATCGTTAAAACACATTATCCTCCTGTTTAAAAATTGAGGAAAGGGTATGAATAGTTatagatataatattataagaattttaaaaaataaatatatatttatttatgcattATTTTGCGGCTAATTAAATTAGTCACAGCTCACAATTCCTTGGCACAACCAATTTTGAGGCATTCTATGTAGAAAATGAAATGGCCTCAAACGGCGGCGTATGAGCTACTCCTATACGTCTACCTGCACCATAGTGTTAACTCATACTTTTTAtcatctctttacataaaaatCCTTTCCCTCTTTTGTCAGGCACAATAATTTTGCCATagaatttcttcttttattaattttttcaatcatTTAATCATCgaaattatcaatataattgcaTCTTTTATACATATAATCTCTATTATATCGTTCTAAAATATTATTGGTTGAaagtttctttttatataaaataaatagttagaattttaatttactctAAACTTTTGATCTTACATGAAttatataacatttcaatttttaaaatattaatcgtagaaaaattatgaaaatatgtaaaaccatattaattttacattgtTATAAATGGATCATTCTactataaatactaaattatgtGGTAATTTTATAGAGTATATAAAATCCACACTCAACTAGTCTTAAATTTCTCAATTCAATCACTTGTCCATTTTACAAAAACTTTAtaagtaatatatttatatatatgcacgGTAGTTCTATCACATGCATATACATGTGAAAATCACGTGTGCATTTCAAAATAACATCTAAAAATAATGAAGCATatagtttgaaactaataataatacaaaattaaaataaaacatgttaatttaaattgtgaataaaaatttaaatagataatacagttaattaaaaatattaaatattctctAATTACttaggataaataaaaattaaatggataaattttgAACTTATATTTCACAAATGAAAtttctatttctcaatttttggTGCTATATGGTAATTCATGATTTGTAATGCGGCAGAAGTCCAAATCCAATTACCACCTTCAAAAACATTGTCTTTAATGCATTGggcaaaacataataaaaatctGCATCACtcatttaattagaatattaaTTCAACCAAAGAAAATTGTGCATGGTTAAACAAGTCCATGTACTTATTATTAGCacactcaatttaataatatatatttgtaaggACTCGATTTTAGATGTTttccaaatttaattatgtaacatGAGTTGGTGAaattatgtgtttaaaattgaaaacagtCAAGAtattaaatcgaaaaaatcactaattaaaatataaaaatacaatcgttattaaattttaatttaaaaaatatttgaggaCCATAGTTAGTGGGTGGGACCAACTAATCCATCCATCTTGATTTAATTAGCTTAAACTTAGATTATGAATGAAGCTTTAAGAAAAGTTAATTAAGCTTAGTTATCTCTAATTATGGgtgtaaaaacaaaaacaagtgGGAAAGAGAATAAgatgaacatctttccctttaGATTGTGCCGTCCAAGCtttctatcaaaatttgatccaaaCTAGTTTAGGTAAGAGAGGTTTTCTTTCATGATTTTTATAGCATGTATCAGATTCTCCAATTTATGACTTTTTCATTAAGTTTGTATTAGAAGATTGTGAAATTAGTTTAAAGTTAATCTTAACGtttgagattaaattgaaagctATTAAGAAATTATGTTATTGATTAAAAGCACAAGATccctaataaaataatatgaaattagattttgattcgatgctaaatattgaaaaatatgagaaattgagtataggaataaaaagaaattgcagcattatttgatattaaatgaaattgtaGTTACTTCAAGAAGGAATTTGAACCCAACGATTGGATAAGAATAGggtgttataatatatatttttctaatctCTAACCATTTAATTGTAGTCCGCATATTCTGTTACTTGTCAATTGcctctaaaattttactatttgagATGCATCAActtgattgaataaaataataaaagacatTACATGCTTGAGCACTCAAATAAGTAGTTGCTAATGCAATTCAcccatatttgtaaataaatgaTTCAGCTCCATTTTAAGCCCgcccatattattttaaaaaaaatatataattatattattttatatatagtctTCTTAACAAAGTgatattatagatttaatttttatgtgttataaattacataatatatagaaataaaatattataaacttaaaagaaaaaaaagttgggTTCGGCTAGACTCAGGCCTTCAAATGTTCAAGCCCGAATatgacccatattttaaacgagtctaatttttttttttacctaaacctattttttgagttaaatatttttactcaaattcttTCAACTTGGGACAGACCCTCAAACTTAGACCAATAACCTATTCATTGAATAGGTATAAATTAAGGATTTAttcataaaacatgaaattcacACACTAATTAAGATCCATTAAGTTAAACCGTAATTGCATAGTATTAACACTTACATTAGCATGTTTGACTGCTTATGATTAAATTCAGCTAATGTAATTTTGCAAGTCATAATAAATATACCATATATAAttgattatgaatatatttctatttaaaatataaataaaattcattagcATTGAAATGCTAATTAATGATATGGAATTTAGTGAAATACTTTCAATCCCATCACCATTTCTAAATATTATCCAAAGAAAGAAATGGGAGTTGGccaacttttaatttattggtTGTAAGTTGGCAAGTTAAAAACACACATTCCAGATCATGTCCCATGCCACAATTAGCTAAGCTAAGATGGACTCACTCATCTCATCGCCTCCACCCCCAAACTATCcctatttctcttttcttctttcccaACTCAGATTTTGTAAATCAAAGTCatccttattattttattttagttatgaaattgatgttgCAAAATATGGGTAggaattttgttttttagttaaatagGAACACAGCTATTACATATATAGTCATTTATAGAGAATTTTTTGATGGAGGAAGTATTGCCGGAAGAAAGTAGAGAGAAAGGCGGGAGTAAATTCGATAACATTGAATATAATGGCAGATGATGATTGGTAAGgtggagaaaaagaaaatgtggcTACCGATAAGGCTAAGTAAAGAAAATTAGTTGAAGGAATTTTAGAGATAATTTTGAAAGGTTTCTATTTATAgtattttaagaatataagttacaaaattgataattaataaaaagtaatgaaaggcattaataaattttattaattatgaaaGTATTTTGTAGGTGATGTGTTATTTTTGGTTGATTGGTTTCCTGTTTTCAATgggttttgattgtttttgcATAATCTACTTTCAGAAAGGACATTTACGGGGTTTTCTCTGCGTTATCTTTGATGTTGTTTAAGTTTCTCGGgaatttataaacatttatcAGGCACTCGTGCTGTAGCAGCTTAGCAATCAGCAAGGTCCTTCCTTgcaaaatataacattttatcaGGCACTCGGCCATACATCACTCCATTTACAACATACTCAATTTAACTTCAGAAAAATCCCTTGTTTCATTCTGGATATGGTAATTGATGGTTTTCTCAAACCACACACCCTTTTCAAGATATTTGTCACAAAAGCTAACTTCCCCACTAGCACGTATGGTCAATGCTGCTGTACTCCTTGTCCCACAAAGCCCCTGAATCCCACAAAACGCATGATATATTAGTTAAAACGACTCTAGGTTTTTATCAGCTTTAAcgttatttttcataaatttaatagaagGGTGGTTTAGAACTAGAAATTTTACCTGAGGAGTGTCCATTTCAACAAATATGGAGCTAAGGTTGAATTCCATGTCGAGAGCACAAATGCCAGGTAACTTACTCTTATCAGCTTTCACTTTGTCCTTCATAAGTTTCTCAATCATTTCTTTCACGTTTACTTCATTTTTGCCATATTTATTCATCATCTGTCTAATGCTTTTACGTAGCCGCAGAGCCTGCAGAGTGAAGACTGGAAGTAATAATTGAAGAATTCCTTGTacttgtgtgttttttttttttttttgcgtaaAGGAGATAATAGTGTACGGTACCTTAGGCACGGGTGAGTCAAGCTTGGCATTTGAAAGAACATGAAGACCTGGAGAAACCTGTTGAATGTGAATGGCTTCCCCCTTTGGTCTGTTGGAGATATAAACCATCGATTTGGTAGCAATATCAGCCACTATGAGGTTAAATCCATTGTATTGATGAGCATTTGTGAGCAGTTGGTCCGCAAATTCCATAGGGCTCTTTGTGCTCTGTATCAACAACAGTTGGCACCATTATTGTTAGTTGAGCTTgcttgaataatatttttttcaaggGCATATAAATACCTTCAAGAAAAGTAGAGGGAGATCCCCGCGGGTCTTGGCGCCGGAAAGGTGATGAAGCTCCAAAACATTGGTAAGAAAAGCAACTCTGCCTTGTCTTGAACAAGCCAACCATGTCCCTCCTGCAACTTCATCTCTTCCTCCCAGTATCTCACAACCATCAACATCCCACCATGCAAGTGCCTTTGTAGGCCTTCAATTCCACCCATAAACAAATAAGAGATATATATAGTAAAGAGAAGAATAAGTGAAGTGAAATGGAAACATACCTGTTGTAGTATTCATCTCTG from Gossypium raimondii isolate GPD5lz chromosome 1, ASM2569854v1, whole genome shotgun sequence harbors:
- the LOC105783540 gene encoding uncharacterized protein LOC105783540; this encodes MCIAAFIWQAHPLYPLLLLQNRDEYYNRPTKALAWWDVDGCEILGGRDEVAGGTWLACSRQGRVAFLTNVLELHHLSGAKTRGDLPLLFLKSTKSPMEFADQLLTNAHQYNGFNLIVADIATKSMVYISNRPKGEAIHIQQVSPGLHVLSNAKLDSPVPKALRLRKSIRQMMNKYGKNEVNVKEMIEKLMKDKVKADKSKLPGICALDMEFNLSSIFVEMDTPQGLCGTRSTAALTIRASGEVSFCDKYLEKGVWFEKTINYHIQNETRDFSEVKLSML